A window from Opitutia bacterium ISCC 52 encodes these proteins:
- a CDS encoding KamA family radical SAM protein, with the protein MSQNNRSNSWFQGQGLWEDTPSEDWKNWGWQLRNRITRLDQLESLMTLTQEEKEGCEHANEKLALAITPYFFNLIDREDKDCPLRKQLIPRKNEMTVASWETLDPLAEDSHLVVPGLVHRYPDRALFLVTDRCAAYCRYCTRSRLVSNSQGYDFHPQIEQAFEYLQNTPQIRDVLISGGDPLLLSDKKIDYLLGRLKEIEHIEFVRIGSRIPVFLPQRITPELCQIFLKHEPLWMSIHVNHPSECTEELKEATGRLARAGVPLGNQSVLLSGVNDDVDTMKDLVHRLLQMRVRPYYLYQLDAITGSSHFKVDIKKGIEIIQGLRGHTTGYAIPQYVIDAPQGGGKIPINPDYVECINDDEIVLKNFEGKIFRYSTDTLESPKKGSKPDFPTELYA; encoded by the coding sequence ATGTCTCAAAATAATCGATCAAATTCCTGGTTCCAAGGGCAAGGCCTCTGGGAGGACACCCCCAGTGAGGACTGGAAGAACTGGGGCTGGCAGCTTCGCAACCGTATTACACGCCTGGACCAACTCGAATCGTTAATGACTCTTACCCAGGAGGAAAAGGAAGGTTGCGAGCATGCCAATGAGAAGCTCGCACTGGCGATCACACCCTATTTTTTCAATCTCATTGACCGTGAAGACAAGGATTGCCCTTTACGGAAACAGCTCATTCCACGCAAAAATGAGATGACGGTCGCTTCCTGGGAAACGTTGGATCCTCTCGCAGAAGACAGCCATTTGGTGGTACCAGGCCTGGTTCATCGCTACCCGGATCGCGCTCTCTTTCTAGTAACCGATCGCTGTGCCGCCTATTGCCGCTACTGCACACGCAGTCGTTTGGTTAGCAACAGCCAGGGTTATGACTTCCACCCCCAAATCGAGCAGGCATTCGAATACCTGCAAAATACTCCACAAATTCGGGACGTACTTATCAGCGGAGGTGACCCCCTACTCCTTTCAGACAAGAAAATCGATTACTTGCTCGGGCGTTTGAAAGAGATCGAGCACATCGAATTCGTCAGAATTGGTTCTCGGATACCCGTTTTCCTGCCCCAACGAATCACCCCGGAACTGTGCCAAATTTTTCTAAAGCATGAACCTCTATGGATGAGCATACACGTTAACCATCCAAGCGAATGCACCGAAGAACTCAAGGAAGCCACTGGAAGATTGGCTCGTGCCGGCGTGCCCTTGGGTAATCAGTCCGTTCTTTTGAGCGGAGTGAATGACGATGTGGATACCATGAAGGATTTGGTCCATCGGCTACTCCAGATGCGAGTACGCCCCTACTATCTATATCAGCTGGACGCGATTACCGGAAGCAGTCACTTCAAGGTAGATATCAAGAAAGGCATAGAAATTATCCAGGGCCTTCGAGGCCACACAACGGGCTATGCGATTCCACAATATGTTATCGATGCTCCCCAAGGAGGCGGAAAGATCCCTATCAATCCCGACTATGTGGAATGTATCAATGACGATGAAATCGTCCTGAAGAATTTCGAAGGAAAGATCTTTCGCTATTCCACCGACACATTGGAATCTCCTAAGAAAGGTTCGAAACCGGATTTCCCGACAGAGCTCTACGCCTGA